The Candidatus Koribacter versatilis Ellin345 genome has a segment encoding these proteins:
- a CDS encoding F0F1 ATP synthase subunit epsilon — protein sequence MADTFEFEIVTPDKLVVKDVAEQMQIPGKNGYLGILPGHAPLITELSIGEISYTLRGETKYLALAWGFAEVLPDKVTILAEAAERPEEIDVARAQEAKKRAEQRLQTSGPELDYQRALNAVKRAEVRLQVASHATSKAAVGH from the coding sequence ATGGCTGACACGTTCGAGTTCGAGATCGTCACGCCCGACAAGTTGGTGGTGAAGGACGTTGCCGAGCAGATGCAGATACCCGGGAAGAACGGGTATCTCGGCATCCTGCCTGGGCACGCGCCGCTGATCACCGAGTTGTCGATTGGCGAAATCAGCTATACGCTGCGCGGCGAGACCAAGTACCTCGCGCTGGCGTGGGGCTTTGCCGAGGTGCTGCCCGATAAGGTCACGATTCTTGCGGAGGCGGCAGAGCGTCCGGAAGAAATTGACGTAGCGCGGGCGCAGGAAGCGAAGAAGCGGGCCGAGCAGCGTTTGCAAACGAGTGGGCCCGAGCTGGATTATCAGCGAGCGCTGAACGCGGTGAAGCGTGCAGAGGTGCGATTGCAAGTCGCTTCGCATGCGACGTCGAAGGCGGCGGTGGGCCATTAA